The genomic interval ATTCATTCACTGAAAGCCATGCTGAAGCAGGCGCTTGAGACTAGTGATGTGAATGGCCAAAGAACTAGGGGTGAATCCTAATGTTATTAATGATCGATAATTACGACTCTTTTACTTATAACCTAGTTCAGTACTTTGGCGAGCTGGGTGTTGAAGTAAAGGTCGCGCGTAATGATGAAATCAGTATTGAAGAAATTGAGCAGCTAAAGCCTGATCATTTAGTGGTTAGTCCGGGACCGTGTACGCCCAATGAAGCGGGTATCTCTGTTGCGGCAATCAAACATTTTGCAGGCAAACTGCCTATTTTAGGTGTGTGCTTGGGTCATCAGAGTATTGCACAGGCGTTTGGTGGCAATATTGTTCGCGCTGGACAAGTTATGCATGGTAAGACCAGCAAGGTGTTTCATACTGATAGCAGTGTGTTTAAAGGTCTAGATAATCCATTTACCGCTACACGCTATCATTCTCTAGTTATTGAAAAAGATAGCATTCCTGAGTGTCTAGAAATTACCGCTTGGACGCAAAATGAGGATGGCAGTGTAGAAGAAATAATGGGTGTTCAGCATAAGACTTTGGCTATTCATGGTGTTCAATTTCATCCTGAGTCCATCTTGACTCAGCATGGTCATGACTTACTGAATAATTTTTTGAAAACAACAGTATAGGGAGGCACCATGAATATTCAGCAAGCCCTTAATGCGGTCGTTCAGCATCAGAATTTAACTGAAACAGAAATGGCAGACGTCATGCAAATAATCATGACAGGTGGTGCGACCGATGCGCAAATCGGCGGATTTCTTGTGGGAATGCGCATGAAAGGTGAAACCATTGATGAGGTGACCGGTGCAGCTCGAGTTATGCGAGAACTGGCCACTGGCGTTAATATTGAAGCAGATAATTTAGTCGATACTTGTGGTACCGGCGGTGACGGTGCAAACATTTTTAATGTATCTACCGCGTCTGCTTTTGTTGTTGCTGCAGCTGGCGGTAAAGTTGCCAAACATGGTAACCGAAGTGTGTCTTCATCAACAGGAAGTGCCGATGTTTTAGAAGCAGCAGGTGTAAACCTTAATCTGAAAGCGGATCAAGTGGGTCGCGCCATCGAAGATATTGGCGTGGGCTTTATGTTTGCACCTGGTCACCACAGTGCAATGAAGCATGCTATTGGACCACGCAAAGAGCTAGCTATGCGCACCATTTTTAATATGTTGGGCCCATTGACCAATCCAGCAGGTGTGAGCAATCAGGTTATTGGTGTATTTAATGGTGACCTATGTAAATTGTTTGCAGAGGTCTTAAAGCGATTAGGCTCAAAGCATGTTTTAGTTGTGCATGCTCAGGATGGTTTAGATGAAATTAGTTTGGCCAGTGAAACCCGAGTGGCCGAGTTAAAGGACGGCAATGTTACTGAATATACCATTAAGCCAGAGGATTTTAACATTGAGAGTCAAAGTCTTATCGGTTTAAGTGTCGAAAACGCAGAGCAAAGCTTGGAACTGATTCAAGATGCACTTGGCAAGCGCGAGACGAATAACGGTAAAAAAGCGGCTGACTTGATTGCGTTGAATGCAGGTGCCGCAATTTATGCCGCTGATTTAAGCGAATCTTTGGCAGAGGGCGTGGCTATGGCGGAAGACGCTATTAGCACTGGACTGGCATTAGAGAAATTAAAAGAATATGCCGCGTTCACGCGTGTATTTCTTGAAGGAGACGCATAGTGAATACGCCAACTATCTTAAAGACCATTATTGATCGAAAGTGGCAAGAAGTTAATCAACGCGCTGCGAATGTCAGTTTGAACGAACTTCAAAAAATTGCGAAACAGGCTGATCCTGTTCGAGGTTTTCATCAAGCGCTTTCTAACAAGATTGAACAAGGCTTACCTGCGGTCATCAGTGAGATTAAAAAAGCATCTCCCAGCAAAGGAGTGATTCGTGAGGACTTTAGGCCTGCAGAGATTGCTCGGTCCTATGAGCAGGGCGGAGCCGCTTGCCTATCTGTATTGACCGATGTGGATTTTTTCCAAGGAGCTGATGAGTATCTTCAGCAGGCCAGAGACGCTGTTTCGTTGCCCGTTATTCGTAAAGATTTTATGGTCGACCCGTATCAAGTGATCGAAGCGCGAGCTATTAATGCAGATTGTATTTTGCTAATTGTATCGGCCTTAGATGATGGGCAAATGGCAGAATTAAATGCTTGCGCCAAAGAGCTAGGAATGGATGTATTGGTGGAGATTCATGATGCTCGTGAGCTAGAGCGAGCGCTTAAGTTACCGTCGCCATTACTGGGCATTAATAATCGTAACCTGCATACGTTTGAAGTAAGCCTTAATAATACCTTTGATTTGTTAAAAGATATTCCAGATGATGTGTTGCTGGTAACAGAAAGCGGGATAACGACACCTGATGATGTCAAAACCATGCGAAATCATAACGTTCATGGTTTCTTGGTTGGTGAGGCGTTCATGCGGGCGGAGAAACCGGGTGATGAGTTGCGTGCCTTGTTCTTTTAGTGCTTGAGATCATTCTGGGTACGCATCTCGAATGGCAAGGAATTCACTTAGATGGTTGTGTAGAATATCAACCAGTTCTGGATCGAATTGCTTGCCTTTTTGTTTGTTAATTTCTTCTAAAATATCTTCTAAAGGCCATGGTTCTTTGTAGCACCGCTTACATCCCAATGCGTCAAATACATCTGCTAGCGCTGTGATTCTTCCTGCAATGTGTATGTCCGTGCCCGCTAGTCCGTTGGGGTAGCCAGTACCATCCCATTTCTCATGATGCTGCCCAGCAATAATGCGACCCATATTCACCACATCATTATCGCTATTACCTAGTATGTCGGCCCCTTGCTGTGCA from Bermanella marisrubri carries:
- a CDS encoding aminodeoxychorismate/anthranilate synthase component II; its protein translation is MLLMIDNYDSFTYNLVQYFGELGVEVKVARNDEISIEEIEQLKPDHLVVSPGPCTPNEAGISVAAIKHFAGKLPILGVCLGHQSIAQAFGGNIVRAGQVMHGKTSKVFHTDSSVFKGLDNPFTATRYHSLVIEKDSIPECLEITAWTQNEDGSVEEIMGVQHKTLAIHGVQFHPESILTQHGHDLLNNFLKTTV
- the trpD gene encoding anthranilate phosphoribosyltransferase, which codes for MNIQQALNAVVQHQNLTETEMADVMQIIMTGGATDAQIGGFLVGMRMKGETIDEVTGAARVMRELATGVNIEADNLVDTCGTGGDGANIFNVSTASAFVVAAAGGKVAKHGNRSVSSSTGSADVLEAAGVNLNLKADQVGRAIEDIGVGFMFAPGHHSAMKHAIGPRKELAMRTIFNMLGPLTNPAGVSNQVIGVFNGDLCKLFAEVLKRLGSKHVLVVHAQDGLDEISLASETRVAELKDGNVTEYTIKPEDFNIESQSLIGLSVENAEQSLELIQDALGKRETNNGKKAADLIALNAGAAIYAADLSESLAEGVAMAEDAISTGLALEKLKEYAAFTRVFLEGDA
- the trpC gene encoding indole-3-glycerol phosphate synthase TrpC is translated as MVNTPTILKTIIDRKWQEVNQRAANVSLNELQKIAKQADPVRGFHQALSNKIEQGLPAVISEIKKASPSKGVIREDFRPAEIARSYEQGGAACLSVLTDVDFFQGADEYLQQARDAVSLPVIRKDFMVDPYQVIEARAINADCILLIVSALDDGQMAELNACAKELGMDVLVEIHDARELERALKLPSPLLGINNRNLHTFEVSLNNTFDLLKDIPDDVLLVTESGITTPDDVKTMRNHNVHGFLVGEAFMRAEKPGDELRALFF